The Lysobacter gummosus genome includes a region encoding these proteins:
- a CDS encoding CPBP family intramembrane glutamic endopeptidase yields the protein MDGWIRSLSDRGVFALVLVLVLALGFGWPIYYSLSAALSGQPPAPIRIAYHLYQGSAGVVSIVPMGLAYAWLYARTGRLWPLVLAHVLLGAWALAAAP from the coding sequence ATGGACGGCTGGATCAGATCGCTGTCGGATCGCGGCGTGTTCGCACTGGTGCTGGTGCTGGTGCTGGCGCTGGGCTTCGGCTGGCCGATCTACTACAGCCTGAGCGCCGCGCTCTCCGGACAGCCGCCGGCCCCGATCCGCATCGCCTATCACCTGTACCAGGGCAGCGCCGGAGTGGTCTCGATCGTGCCGATGGGCCTGGCCTACGCCTGGCTGTACGCGCGCACCGGCCGGCTGTGGCCGCTGGTGTTGGCGCATGTTTTGCTGGGCGCCTGGGCCCTGGCCGCGGCCCCCTGA
- a CDS encoding MarR family winged helix-turn-helix transcriptional regulator, with product MTTPPPSQPCSTSNLGLLFRQVRDAMWAQMERELAQAGHDLTFSQFITLKELAVGTAGVTELARAAQLNPGAMTRLLDKLESRGFVMRVADPDDRRALNIHLTEAGTAIWEDIDQCGKRVRERAMAGLSDSDRDQLYRLLEQVRDNLTISGS from the coding sequence ATGACGACCCCGCCCCCCAGCCAGCCCTGCTCCACTTCCAACCTCGGCCTGCTGTTCCGCCAGGTGCGCGACGCCATGTGGGCCCAGATGGAACGCGAGCTGGCGCAAGCCGGCCACGATCTGACCTTCAGCCAGTTCATCACCCTCAAGGAGCTGGCGGTCGGCACCGCCGGGGTCACCGAACTGGCGCGCGCGGCCCAGCTCAATCCCGGCGCCATGACCCGCCTGCTCGACAAGCTGGAAAGCCGCGGCTTCGTCATGCGCGTGGCCGATCCCGACGATCGCCGCGCTCTCAACATCCACCTGACCGAAGCCGGTACGGCGATCTGGGAAGACATCGACCAGTGCGGCAAGCGCGTGCGCGAGCGTGCCATGGCCGGCCTCAGCGATTCCGACCGCGACCAGTTGTACCGCTTGCTCGAACAGGTTCGCGACAACCTCACTATCTCCGGTTCCTGA
- a CDS encoding efflux transporter outer membrane subunit, whose translation MSRLDTRPRRGLLYVLTPLAAALILAGCASTHGLQPAGHALDADSLQAKRSLADVSAAEFPKRDWWTALGDAQLNGLIDEALAGTPSLDAADARVRQAIGQAGLADAARKPTVGGDAQYSGVELPETLAPEPIGGKYLGAHVLMLQFKYSPDLWGGKRARWQAALGQARAAEVEAQAARLTLSSNIARAYVSLAQSFEALDVATSEKQRSERLLGLGQQRVKAGLDNQLQIRNAQSASASADQQMQAAQQQIDAARNALAALLGKGPDRGLDIARPPLLAAKPPAVPAVLPSELLGHRPDVVAARWRVEASSHGIKAAKADFYPTVNLSAIVGLGSGHLSDLFSSDAKLLQGGPAISMPIFDGGRLRNQLAETDAEYDLAVADYNQNLVGALREVADALQASRSLDGQLVSAQQARDAAQQAWQIASTRYRAGLGTQLDVLSAQRPLLQLDQQLAGLRAQRLATQIDLDRALGGGLELNSPDPVASTVPNESSNSNVIAKAPTP comes from the coding sequence ATGTCACGTCTCGACACTCGCCCGCGCCGCGGGCTGCTTTACGTGCTTACTCCCCTGGCCGCCGCGCTGATCCTCGCCGGCTGCGCCAGCACCCACGGCCTGCAGCCCGCCGGCCACGCGCTCGACGCCGACAGCCTGCAAGCCAAGCGCAGCCTCGCCGACGTGTCGGCGGCGGAATTTCCCAAGCGCGACTGGTGGACGGCGCTGGGCGACGCGCAACTCAACGGTCTGATCGATGAAGCCCTGGCCGGCACGCCGAGCCTGGACGCCGCCGATGCGCGTGTGCGTCAGGCCATCGGCCAGGCCGGCCTGGCCGATGCCGCGCGCAAGCCCACCGTCGGTGGCGACGCGCAGTACTCCGGCGTGGAACTGCCCGAGACGCTGGCGCCGGAACCGATCGGCGGCAAGTACCTCGGCGCGCACGTGCTGATGCTGCAATTCAAGTACAGCCCGGACCTGTGGGGCGGCAAGCGCGCCCGCTGGCAAGCCGCGCTGGGCCAGGCCCGCGCCGCCGAAGTCGAGGCGCAGGCCGCGCGCCTGACCTTGTCGTCCAACATCGCCCGCGCCTATGTGTCGCTGGCGCAGTCCTTCGAAGCGCTGGACGTGGCGACCTCGGAAAAGCAACGCTCCGAGCGCCTGCTCGGCCTGGGCCAGCAGCGCGTCAAGGCCGGCCTGGACAACCAATTGCAGATCCGCAACGCGCAAAGCGCGAGCGCCAGCGCCGACCAGCAAATGCAGGCGGCGCAGCAGCAGATCGACGCCGCCCGCAACGCGTTGGCCGCGCTGCTCGGCAAGGGCCCGGATCGCGGCCTGGACATCGCCCGCCCGCCCCTGCTCGCGGCCAAGCCGCCGGCGGTACCGGCGGTGCTGCCGAGCGAACTGCTGGGCCATCGTCCCGATGTGGTCGCCGCGCGCTGGCGCGTGGAAGCCAGTTCGCACGGGATCAAGGCGGCCAAGGCCGACTTCTATCCGACCGTGAACCTCAGCGCGATCGTCGGCCTGGGCAGCGGCCACCTGTCGGATCTGTTCTCCAGCGACGCCAAGCTGCTGCAAGGCGGCCCGGCGATCAGCATGCCGATCTTCGACGGCGGCCGCCTGCGCAATCAACTGGCCGAAACCGACGCCGAGTACGACCTCGCCGTCGCCGACTACAACCAGAATCTGGTCGGCGCGCTGCGCGAAGTCGCCGATGCCCTGCAGGCTTCGCGTTCGCTCGACGGACAGCTGGTGTCGGCGCAGCAGGCGCGCGATGCCGCGCAGCAGGCCTGGCAGATCGCCAGCACCCGCTACCGCGCCGGCCTGGGCACGCAGCTCGACGTGCTGTCGGCGCAACGCCCGCTGCTGCAACTCGATCAGCAGCTCGCCGGCCTGCGCGCGCAGCGGCTGGCCACCCAGATCGACCTGGATCGCGCGCTGGGCGGCGGACTCGAACTGAACTCGCCCGACCCGGTCGCGTCCACGGTTCCCAACGAATCTTCCAATAGCAACGTTATCGCCAAGGCCCCCACGCCATGA
- a CDS encoding efflux RND transporter periplasmic adaptor subunit: MTTEVNPQAAAAAVAPAPKNNRRKALLILLTVVVVAAIAWTAYYLLVLRWHQDTDDAYVQGNIVNITPQVQGTVVSIGADDGMKVSAGQVLVQLDPNDAQVAYDQATANLANTVRQVRGLFSAVDAGQADLSAREVAVQKARADVKRREGLVAGGAVSAEELAHARDELASAEAAMSSSRGALARNRALVDATTVAKQPQVAAAAAQLRQAYLNLQRSAIVAPVSGYVGKRSVQLGQRVQPGTALMTIIPLDQVWVEANFKETQLAKMHIGQPVELHSDLYGSDVSYQGKLVSLGLGTGSAFSLLPAQNASGNWIKIIQRVPVRIEIEPKQLADHPLRLGLSMHVDVAIRDQNGAVLAGAPPAKGVLSTDAYAKQLHDADAMIEKIVRENLPGVQHG, from the coding sequence ATGACTACCGAAGTCAATCCCCAAGCCGCCGCGGCCGCCGTCGCGCCGGCGCCAAAGAACAATCGCCGCAAGGCCTTGTTGATCCTGCTGACCGTGGTGGTGGTCGCCGCGATCGCATGGACCGCGTATTACCTGCTGGTGCTGCGCTGGCATCAGGACACCGACGATGCCTACGTGCAGGGCAACATCGTCAACATCACTCCGCAAGTCCAGGGCACCGTGGTCAGCATCGGCGCCGACGACGGCATGAAGGTCAGCGCCGGCCAGGTGCTGGTGCAGCTCGATCCCAACGATGCGCAGGTCGCCTACGATCAGGCCACGGCCAATCTGGCCAACACGGTGCGTCAGGTGCGCGGCTTGTTCAGCGCGGTCGATGCCGGCCAGGCCGATCTGTCGGCGCGCGAAGTCGCGGTGCAGAAGGCCCGCGCCGACGTGAAGCGTCGCGAGGGACTGGTCGCCGGCGGCGCGGTCTCGGCGGAAGAACTGGCGCATGCGCGCGATGAGCTGGCCTCGGCCGAAGCGGCGATGTCGTCCTCGCGCGGCGCGTTGGCGCGCAACCGCGCCCTGGTCGATGCGACCACCGTCGCCAAGCAGCCGCAGGTCGCCGCGGCCGCCGCGCAGTTGCGTCAGGCGTACTTGAATCTGCAGCGCTCGGCCATCGTCGCGCCGGTCAGCGGTTATGTCGGCAAGCGCAGCGTGCAGCTCGGCCAGCGCGTGCAGCCGGGCACCGCGCTGATGACGATCATTCCGCTGGATCAGGTCTGGGTCGAAGCCAACTTCAAGGAAACCCAGCTGGCCAAGATGCACATCGGCCAGCCGGTGGAACTGCATTCGGATCTGTACGGCTCCGATGTGAGCTATCAGGGCAAGCTGGTCAGCCTCGGCCTGGGCACCGGCAGCGCGTTCTCGCTGTTGCCGGCGCAGAACGCCAGCGGCAACTGGATCAAGATCATCCAGCGCGTGCCGGTGCGCATCGAGATCGAACCCAAGCAACTGGCCGATCATCCGCTGCGCCTGGGCCTGAGCATGCACGTCGATGTCGCCATCCGCGATCAGAACGGCGCCGTGCTCGCCGGCGCGCCGCCGGCCAAGGGCGTGCTGAGCACCGATGCCTACGCCAAGCAGTTGCACGATGCCGACGCGATGATCGAGAAGATCGTTCGCGAGAATTTGCCGGGCGTGCAGCACGGTTGA
- a CDS encoding DHA2 family efflux MFS transporter permease subunit, translating into MSATTANAGAAPAAPAAPGAFRPPNIALTTLGLALASFMQVLDTTIANVSLPTISGNLGGSSSQATWVITSFAVSNAIALPLTGFFTRKFGERKLFMWATMLFVIASFLCGLANSMGLLVAARALQGFVAGPMYPVTQALLISIYPPHKRGQAIALLAMVTVVAPIAGPILGGWITDNYSWEWIFFINIPIGIFASLVVANQLRGRPERLENPKMDYMGLAMLVIGVAALQIMLDLGNDEDWFNSTKIVVLTVVAVIALAVFVIWELTERDPIVNLRLFRHRNFASGTLAMVLAYSAFFSISLLVPLWLQRNLGYTSIWAGLATAPIGILPVLLTPFVGLYAARFDLRMVASAAFIVMAFTSFVRSGFNLDVDFQHVALVQLWQGLGVALFFMPVLTILLSDLEPHEIAAGSGLATFVRTLGGSFAASLTTWAWSQRSTIHHAQLTEHIGAYDPAIQQTVNTLGNGDATRGALVLNQMISQQAAQIGFNEMLHLIGILFLVVTVFVWFAKPPFSAKAAGGAAAGGH; encoded by the coding sequence ATGTCCGCCACCACCGCCAACGCCGGAGCCGCGCCCGCGGCGCCCGCCGCCCCCGGGGCATTCCGGCCGCCGAATATCGCATTGACGACGCTGGGCCTCGCCCTCGCCTCGTTCATGCAGGTGCTCGACACCACCATCGCCAACGTTTCGCTGCCGACCATCTCCGGCAACCTCGGCGGCAGCAGCAGCCAGGCGACGTGGGTCATCACCTCGTTCGCGGTCAGCAACGCCATCGCCCTGCCGCTGACCGGTTTCTTCACGCGCAAGTTCGGCGAGCGCAAATTGTTCATGTGGGCGACGATGCTGTTCGTGATCGCGTCCTTCCTGTGCGGCCTGGCCAACAGCATGGGCCTGCTGGTCGCCGCGCGCGCGCTGCAGGGCTTCGTCGCCGGGCCGATGTATCCGGTCACCCAGGCGCTGCTGATCTCGATCTATCCGCCGCACAAACGCGGGCAAGCCATCGCGCTGCTGGCGATGGTCACCGTGGTCGCGCCGATCGCCGGGCCGATCCTGGGCGGCTGGATCACCGACAACTACAGCTGGGAATGGATCTTCTTCATCAACATTCCCATCGGCATCTTCGCAAGCCTGGTGGTGGCCAATCAGCTGCGCGGCCGGCCGGAGCGGCTGGAAAACCCGAAGATGGACTACATGGGCCTGGCGATGCTGGTGATCGGCGTGGCCGCGCTGCAGATCATGCTGGACCTTGGCAACGACGAGGATTGGTTCAACTCGACCAAGATCGTGGTGCTGACCGTGGTCGCGGTGATCGCGCTGGCGGTGTTCGTGATCTGGGAACTGACCGAACGCGATCCGATCGTCAACCTGCGCCTGTTCCGCCACCGCAACTTCGCCAGCGGCACCTTGGCGATGGTGCTGGCCTACTCGGCATTCTTCTCGATCAGCCTGCTGGTGCCGCTGTGGCTGCAACGCAACCTGGGCTACACCTCGATCTGGGCGGGTCTTGCGACCGCGCCGATCGGCATCCTGCCAGTGTTGCTGACGCCGTTCGTGGGCTTGTACGCGGCGCGCTTCGACTTGCGCATGGTCGCCAGCGCGGCCTTCATCGTCATGGCGTTCACCAGCTTCGTGCGTTCGGGTTTCAATCTCGACGTGGATTTCCAGCACGTGGCCCTGGTGCAGTTGTGGCAAGGCTTGGGCGTGGCGCTGTTCTTCATGCCGGTGCTGACCATTCTGCTGTCCGACCTGGAGCCGCATGAGATCGCGGCGGGCTCGGGTCTGGCGACCTTCGTGCGAACGCTCGGCGGCAGCTTCGCCGCGTCGTTGACGACCTGGGCCTGGAGCCAGCGCAGCACCATCCACCACGCGCAGTTGACCGAGCACATCGGCGCCTACGATCCGGCGATCCAGCAGACCGTCAACACGCTGGGCAACGGCGACGCCACCCGCGGCGCGCTGGTGCTCAATCAGATGATTTCGCAGCAGGCCGCGCAGATTGGCTTCAACGAAATGCTGCATCTGATCGGCATCCTGTTCCTGGTGGTGACGGTGTTCGTGTGGTTCGCCAAGCCGCCGTTCAGCGCCAAGGCCGCGGGCGGCGCGGCGGCGGGCGGGCACTGA